A genomic window from Silene latifolia isolate original U9 population chromosome Y, ASM4854445v1, whole genome shotgun sequence includes:
- the LOC141628339 gene encoding uncharacterized protein LOC141628339 — MGYVGGQWTLDVNGYTVKTGYQLLQGQHPSLQWYKEVWDSWFVPKHSIIGWMIKQEALNLRDKLHRLNICGSSMCVICEKEPETHQHLFAQCEYSRTVGFILDDWLCNAFTGNVQDMPILKSIRRLVQLTTWYTLWMERNSCRLDLVVRRPERLVKDIQRIVCMRVKMMLKEQCPASIEYSIWLRMRDTI; from the coding sequence ATGGGTTATGTAGGGGGTCAGTGGACTTTGGATGTTAACGGGTATACTGTGAAGACTGGGTACCAACTGTTGCAGGGGCAGCACCCTTCTTTACAGTGGTACAAGGAGGTTTGGGATAGCTGGTTTGTGCCCAAACATTCCATTATAGGCTGGATGATTAAGCAGGAGGCCTTGAACTTGAGAGATAAATTGCATAGATTGAATATTTGTGGGAGTAGTATGTGTGTCATCTGTGAAAAGGAGCCTGAAACACACCAGCACTTGTTTGCTCAGTGTGAGTACAGCAGGACTGTGGGGTTCATTCTGGATGACTGGTTGTGTAATGCATTTACTGGAAATGTACAGGATATGCCTATTCTGAAGAGTATTCGCAGACTGGTACAACTTACTACATGGTACACTCTGTGGATGGAGAGGAATTCTTGCAGACTTGATCTGGTTGTCAGGAGACCTGAGAGGTTGGTGAAGGACATACAAAGAATTGTATGTATGCGTGTAAAAATGATGCTGAAGGAGCAGTGCCCTGCTAGTATTGAGTATAGTATTTGGTTGAGAATGAGAGATACTATTTAA